The genomic region TGGTGATGCCGGCCGAGGGTCCGTCCTTGGGGATCGCGCCGGCGGGAACGTGGACGTGGATCTCCAGGCGCTCGTAGAAGTCCTCTTCGATGTCCAGCGCGCGGGCGCGGGAGCGTACGTAGCTCAGGGCGGCCTGGGCGGATTCCTTCATGACGTCGCCGAGCTGGCCGGTGAGGGTCAGGCGGCCGTCTTTGCCGCGCATCAAGGTGATCTCGATCGAGATGACGTCGCCGCCGGCTTCGGTGTAGACCAGTCCCGTCGCGGCGCCGATCTCGTCTTCCTCCTCCATCACGCCGTAATGGTACTTGCGCTGGCCGAGGTACGTACGGATTTCTTCAGGACCGATCACGACTGGCTCCGTACGGCCCTGGGCGACGGCGCGGGCGACTTTGCGGCATACGGTGGCGATCTCGCGCTCGAAGCCGCGCAGGCCGGCCTCGCGCGTGTGCTCGCGGATGATCTTGAGGATCATGACGTCCGGGATCGTGAGTTGCTCGGGCTGAAGGCCGTTGTCCTTGATCTGTTTGGGAATCAAGAACTTGCGCGCGATCTGGACCTTCTCATCTTCGATGTAACCCGAGAACGAAATGATCTCCATCCGGTCCCGCAGGGCGGGGGGGATGGGGTCGAGCAGGTTCGCCGTCGTGATGAACATGACGTCGCTCAGGTTGAATGGGACTTCCAGGTAGTGATCGGAGAAATCGATGTTCTGCTCTGGATCCAGCGCTTCGAGCAGGGCCGACGACGGATCGCCTCGGAAGTCGGAGCCCATCTTGTCAATCTCATCCAGCATGAAGACGGGATTGTTGACTTCGGTTTGCTTGAGACCCTGAATGATGCGGCCGGGCATGGCGCCGATGTAGGTGCGCCGGTGTCCGCGGATTTCGGCTTCGTCTCGAACGCCGCCCAGGCTGATCCGAATAAACTTACGTCCCAGAGCGCGGGCGATCGATTTGCCGAGACTGGTTTTGCCGACGCCGGGAGGGCCGACGAAACACAGGATCGGTCCCTTGAGCGTGCCTGTGAGCTTGCGCACGGCGAGAAACTCTAAGATCCGTTCTTTGACCTTCGGCAGGCCGTAGTGGTCTTCGTCGAGGATGCCGACGGCGTCGTCAATGTCCAGCGTCTCATCGGACGCCTTTGACCAGGGGAGGGCGACCAGCGTGTCCAGATAGGTGCGGATGACGACGCCTTCCGGGGCGGCGTACGGCATCTTCTCCAGACGATCAATCTCCTTGATGGCGCGGGCGGCGACTTCCTCCGGCATGCCCGCTTCTTCGACCTTGACGCGGAACTCGTCGACTTCCGTCTGGCGCTCGTCGCGCTCGCCAAGCTCCTGCTGAATGGCTTTGAGCTGTTCGCGCAGGATGAACTCACGCTGTGTGTCGCCCATCTCTTTTTCGACCCGGTTGCGGATATTCTTTTGAATCTCCAGGATCTCGAACTCTTTTTTCAGCAGGATGCTGAGCTTCTCCAGGCGCTCCTGGGGATTGAGCAGCTCCAAAAGCTCCTGCTTGGTTTCGACGCGAAGCGAGGGCATATGCCAGGCGACATGGTCGGCGAGGCGTCCCGGCTCATCGATGCTCATCAATGAGATCAGCGCTTCGGGCGGGATATTCTTGCCGATATTGACGATCTGCTCGAACTGAGTCACGACTGACCGCATGATCGCCTCGGCTTGCAGGTCTTTGGTTTCCAAGATCGGAAGCTTTTCGACCCGAACTAAGAAGTAGGGGTCGTTCTGGATAAATTCGACGATCCGAACGCGCTCCAGTCCTTCCAGCATCACGCGGACCGTGCCGTCCGGAACCTTCAGGATCTGCATGATCTCAGCGATGATTCCGACGCTGTAGAGCTCGTTCGGCTCCGGGTCTTCCGTGCCGACCTCTCGCTGCGCCGCGAGCAGGATATGCTGGGAGCCGGCCATCGCCTCATCCAGCGCCCGCACCGATTTTTCGCGGCCGACGAAGAGTGGAAAGATCATCCGTGGAAAATGCACGTTGTCGCGGATGGGGAGAAGAGGAATCTCCTGAGTAGCGCCTGCGGCGTCCTTGCGACGCTCGGCGACTTTTTTTGTGCGTGTGCTCGCTGTCCGCGCCATGGAGTATTACATCCTTTGATTGAGATTTGGGAGTATCGGAATATGCCGCGATGAGGAGGGCGCGGCTAAAATGAATAAAGCCGGCTGGAAGGGACTTCCAGCCGGAAAACAGTGATACAACTAGGACGCCGCCCGAAGCTGTGTCGGCGCGTTCACGATCGGGGAGGTGTGCTCCACCACCGTCTCTTCCGTGATCGTCACCTTCTTGATATCGCGAGCCGACGGGATCTCGTACATCGTGTCGCGCATGACCTCTTCGATGATCGTGCGCAGCGCGCGGGCGCCGGTTGAACGCGTGATGGCTTCGCGGGCGATCGCCGAAAGCGCGTCCGGCGTGAACTCCAGCTCGACGCCGTCGAACTCAAAGAACTTCTTGTACTGTTTGATCAGCGCGTTCTTCGGCTCGGTCAAAATCTGGATCAGCGCTTCTTCATTCAGCGCGCGCAGAGTGGTGACCACGGGAAGACGCCCGATGAACTCGGGGATCAGGCCGTAGCGCAGCAGGTCCTCGGGCAGAACATGATGGAGCATGTCGCCGTCCTGCCGGTCTCGCTTGCTGTCGATACGCGCTCGAAATCCGAGCGATTTGGTGTTCATGCGCCGCTCGATCGTCTCCTCGATCCCTTCGAATGCGCCGCCGCAGATGAAGAGGATATTGGTGGTGTCGAGCTGGACGTACTCCTGCTGCGGATGCTTGCGCCCGCCTTGCGGCGGAACGTTCGCGACGGTGCCTTCCAGG from Capsulimonas corticalis harbors:
- the lon gene encoding endopeptidase La, which gives rise to MARTASTRTKKVAERRKDAAGATQEIPLLPIRDNVHFPRMIFPLFVGREKSVRALDEAMAGSQHILLAAQREVGTEDPEPNELYSVGIIAEIMQILKVPDGTVRVMLEGLERVRIVEFIQNDPYFLVRVEKLPILETKDLQAEAIMRSVVTQFEQIVNIGKNIPPEALISLMSIDEPGRLADHVAWHMPSLRVETKQELLELLNPQERLEKLSILLKKEFEILEIQKNIRNRVEKEMGDTQREFILREQLKAIQQELGERDERQTEVDEFRVKVEEAGMPEEVAARAIKEIDRLEKMPYAAPEGVVIRTYLDTLVALPWSKASDETLDIDDAVGILDEDHYGLPKVKERILEFLAVRKLTGTLKGPILCFVGPPGVGKTSLGKSIARALGRKFIRISLGGVRDEAEIRGHRRTYIGAMPGRIIQGLKQTEVNNPVFMLDEIDKMGSDFRGDPSSALLEALDPEQNIDFSDHYLEVPFNLSDVMFITTANLLDPIPPALRDRMEIISFSGYIEDEKVQIARKFLIPKQIKDNGLQPEQLTIPDVMILKIIREHTREAGLRGFEREIATVCRKVARAVAQGRTEPVVIGPEEIRTYLGQRKYHYGVMEEEDEIGAATGLVYTEAGGDVISIEITLMRGKDGRLTLTGQLGDVMKESAQAALSYVRSRARALDIEEDFYERLEIHVHVPAGAIPKDGPSAGITMATALASALTKRAVRKDVAMTGEITLRGRVLPIGGLKEKVLAAHRAGIRTVILPFENEKDLEDLPNDVREEMKFEVVKHVDEVLELALLPKV